One genomic segment of Motacilla alba alba isolate MOTALB_02 chromosome 1A, Motacilla_alba_V1.0_pri, whole genome shotgun sequence includes these proteins:
- the AVPR1A gene encoding vasopressin V1a receptor, with amino-acid sequence MRLAGGAGSPRAVPLPGNGSRWRAAEPGGGSSPSPEAWSGSPNGSLGGWDPFGRDEELAKLEIAVLAVTFAVAVVGNGSVLLALRRTPRKASRMHLFIRHLSLADLVVAFFQVLPQLCWEVTHRFHGPDGLCRVVKHLQVFGMFASAYMLVAMTADRYIAVCHPLKTLQQPTKRSYGMIAAAWALSLLLSTPQYFIFSLSEVERGSQVYDCWAHFIMPWGPRAYITWITGGIFIAPVLILIICYGFICYRIWRNVRGKTRPGEAAAAGGGRRAGDDGGPRRGLLLAPCVSNVKTISRAKIRTVKMTFVIVSVYVVCWAPFFTIQMWSVWDQRFPWLDSENTATTVTALLASLNSCCNPWIYMFFSGHLLQDCLQSFPCCQKIKQTLSKEDSNSHSRRQTSFTNNRSPSHSLNTWREMPHSKSTSFIPIPT; translated from the exons ATGCGCCTCGCCGGCGGCGCCGGCTCCCCCCGGGCCGTGCCCTTACCCGGGAATGGCAGCCGGTGGCGGGCGGCGGAgcccggcggcggcagcagcccCAGTCCCGAGGCGTGGTCGGGGTCGCCGAACGGCAGCCTGGGCGGCTGGGATCCCTTCGGGCGGGACGAGGAGCTGGCGAAGCTGGAGATCGCGGTGCTGGCCGTCACCTTCGCGGTGGCGGTGGTGGGGAACGGCAGCGTGCTGCTGGCCCTGCGGCGCACGCCGCGCAAGGCGTCCCGCATGCACCTCTTCATCCGCCACCTCAGCCTGGCCGACCTGGTGGTGGCCTTCTTCCaggtgctgccccagctctgctgggaggtgACCCACCGCTTCCACGGCCCCGACGGGCTCTGCCGCGTCGTCAAGCACCTGCAGGTCTTCGGCATGTTCGCCTCGGCGTACATGCTGGTGGCCATGACCGCCGACCGCTACATCGCCGTCTGCCACCCGCTGAAGACGCTGCAGCAGCCCACCAAGCGCTCGTACGGGATGATCGCGGCGGCCTGGGCGCTcagcctgctgctcagcaccccGCAGTACTTCATCTTCTCCCTCAGCGAAGTGGAGCGCGGCTCGCAGGTCTACGACTGCTGGGCGCACTTCATCATGCCCTGGGGGCCCCGCGCCTACATCACTTGGATCACCGGCGGCATCTTCATCGCGCCCgtcctcatcctcatcatctGCTACGGCTTCATCTGCTACCGCATCTGGCGCAACGTCCGGGGCAAGACGCGcccgggggaggcggcggcagcgggtGGCGGGCGGCGGGCAGGTGATGATGGTGGCCCGCGACGGGGGCTGCTGCTCGCCCCTTGTGTCAGCAACGTCAAAACCATCTCCCGCGCCAAGATCCGCACCGTCAAGATGACCTTCGTCATCGTCTCGGTGTACGTCGTTTGCTGGGCGCCCTTTTTCACCATCCAGATGTGGTCCGTCTGGGACCAGCGCTTCCCCTGGCTCG atTCTGAAAACACTGCAACTACTGTTACGGCTCTGCTGGCCAGCCTGAACAGTTGCTGTAACCCCTGGATCTACATGTTCTTCAGCGGGCACCTCCTCCAAGACTGCCTACAGAGCTTCCCTTGCTgccaaaaaataaagcaaacgCTGAGTAAAGAAGATTCAAACAGCCATAGCAGGCGACAGACTTCTTTCACCAACAACAGAAGCCCATCCCACAGCCTAAACACATGGAGGGAGATGCCCCACTCCAAATCGACCAGCTTCATCCCCATCCCAACGTGA